From the genome of Candidatus Krumholzibacteriota bacterium, one region includes:
- a CDS encoding nodulation protein NfeD codes for MHAKRLILCSVLAAALSLSTAIDALAASRVLVVPVSGEIQLGLAPFVERSTREAEDGGFDLVIYEINTFGGRLDAAVVIRDAIINADIETIAFVNKRAISAGALVTLAANRIYMHPQSTIGAAEPVSIGIGGKSGEVSEKVVSYWRSELRSTAEKNDRDGRIAEAFADKSIEIEGVIGEGKLLTLTASQAIELGMADAAAGSIEDILSAEGIAGATVVRTSPNAAERLAGFLTMSVVSSLLLTLAIIGIFIEIRTPGFGVAGIVALIALVLFFGSHYLVNLAGWGELLLFAFGVILLLVEIFLIPGFGIVGTVGIIAIVSSFYLSLVGRFVEVTDFVSGAKVLALSFVLSFALILVVLRFLPKFAPFQRLVLSTSETTEKGFRSSPDSLEDLLGMEGVAVTMLRPAGTALIGATKVSVVTEGDFIEKDSRIVVTEVEGYRIVVKKS; via the coding sequence GTGCTCGTCGTGCCGGTCAGCGGCGAGATCCAGCTCGGACTGGCGCCATTCGTCGAGCGAAGCACACGCGAGGCGGAAGACGGCGGATTCGATCTCGTCATCTACGAGATCAACACCTTCGGGGGACGGCTCGACGCCGCCGTCGTTATCCGCGACGCCATCATCAACGCGGACATCGAAACAATCGCATTCGTCAACAAGCGGGCGATCTCCGCAGGCGCGCTCGTCACGCTCGCCGCGAACCGCATCTACATGCACCCGCAGTCGACGATCGGCGCCGCCGAACCGGTCTCGATCGGCATCGGCGGCAAGAGCGGCGAGGTGAGCGAGAAGGTCGTCTCCTACTGGCGGAGCGAACTGCGATCGACGGCCGAGAAGAACGACCGCGACGGCCGCATCGCCGAGGCCTTCGCGGACAAGTCGATCGAGATCGAGGGCGTCATCGGGGAAGGCAAGCTGCTGACCCTCACCGCGAGCCAGGCGATCGAACTCGGCATGGCCGACGCCGCGGCCGGATCGATCGAGGATATCCTCTCCGCCGAAGGGATCGCGGGCGCGACGGTCGTGCGAACGTCGCCGAACGCCGCCGAACGGCTTGCCGGGTTCCTGACGATGTCGGTCGTCAGCAGCCTCCTTCTCACGCTCGCGATCATCGGCATCTTCATCGAGATCCGCACGCCCGGCTTCGGCGTGGCCGGCATCGTCGCGTTGATCGCGCTCGTCCTCTTCTTCGGATCGCACTACCTGGTGAATCTCGCCGGCTGGGGAGAACTGCTCCTCTTCGCGTTCGGCGTCATCCTGCTGCTCGTCGAGATCTTTCTCATCCCCGGATTCGGCATCGTCGGCACGGTCGGCATCATCGCCATCGTGTCCAGTTTCTACCTCAGCCTCGTCGGCCGTTTCGTCGAGGTGACCGATTTCGTCTCGGGCGCGAAGGTGCTCGCGCTGTCCTTCGTCCTCTCCTTCGCGCTGATCCTCGTCGTGCTGCGTTTCCTCCCGAAATTCGCACCATTCCAGCGCCTCGTCCTCAGCACGTCGGAAACGACCGAGAAAGGCTTCCGCTCGTCTCCCGACTCGCTCGAGGATCTCCTCGGCATGGAAGGCGTCGCCGTCACGATGCTCCGCCCTGCCGGCACGGCGCTGATCGGCGCCACGAAGGTATCCGTCGTCACCGAAGGCGATTTCATAGAGAAGGACTCGCGCATCGTCGTGACCGAGGTCGAGGGATACCGTATCGTCGTAAAGAAATCGTAG